In Mercurialis annua linkage group LG5, ddMerAnnu1.2, whole genome shotgun sequence, a single genomic region encodes these proteins:
- the LOC126682007 gene encoding uncharacterized protein LOC126682007 yields the protein MENENEDYEEGERFNPQVGGAEQHYPPPPPLENVNRQRHQERPRDDRPHLHPQVHNQPRQTLGEFFLPNVDNATFGCFAMPVQAATFEIKPSTIQLLENRCAFYGLSQEDPNAHIAKFLGVLNTFKLHGITADQIKLRMFPFSLRDKASLWLHSLPNESIHNWRELAQAFLNKYFPHGKTTKLTKDILEFIQFEGESLYEAWERFKDLQRSVPHHRLNKEHVIQIFYDGTTITTRVTIDAASGGSLMQKTYEEALELVEKLAIVSSTWGPIDRRAPSTQKSVMTLDQVREMEAIKATNASLQAQVDALKKQVAPRNAPVAYVQVGCEHCGDYNHSNGECYATGKAWSEQVNYVGGQGQANDPYSNTYNPGWSNHPNFGWRNQEGQGNAQASNQAGPSFQGGNRPQYQQQPQGQYHNNQHQGNNYGGRPQHPPGFQQPRNTDEGNMLAKLMEKFEKMEVENRQLHNENRQREKNQASTIHHLETQISQMALSLQGRPQGGLPSTTENNPREHVKAIKVVELRSGRVLDVDHDKDLEKANGKRPMIVEVEPQMVIDVASSSQELPKSCEEVAIDIDVEEPYVRPPPPPPFVPKVPFPSRLRKAPDNEKFHKFLEIFKKLQISMSLGDALREMPQYAKFLKDIIMNKRSWEQGGTIPLTESCSSIIQRNLPTKLQDTGSFTISCLIGTSTSLNCLCDLGASINLMPLCFFREICGNQPIKQTSMMLQLADHSLKRPHGVAEDVLVKVGKFIFPVDFVVLDYAVDKDCPMILGRPFLNTGRALVDVNGGKITLRMNDESMVFDIKHGKSKCEEEKCMKIDTIEPTLHVPMKEVPMKEPEVMCAKIKTTPHVKPRNGKPRRWASWKLKLNGIATANKRQICTEVATLGA from the exons ATGGAAAATGAGAATGAAGATTATGAGGAAGGGGAGCGGTTCAATCCTCAAGTGGGAGGAGCGGAACAACACTATCCGCCTCCTCCCCCACTTGAGAATGTGAATCGCCAAAGGCATCAAGAACGCCCAAGGGATGATCGACCCCACTTGCATCCACAAGTGCACAATCAACCaagacaaactttgggcgaGTTCTTTTTGCCGAATGTGGATAATGCCACGTTTGGATGCTTtgcaatgccggttcaagcggcaaccTTTGAGATCAAGCCAAGTACGATACAACTTTTAGAGAACCGTTGTGCGTTTTACGGGTTGAGTCAAGAGGATCCCAATGCGCACATCGCCAAATTCTTGGGTGTACTCAATacgttcaagcttcatgggataaccgcGGATCAAATCAAGTTGAGAATGTTCCCCTTCTCTTTAAGGGATAAGGCTAGCTTATGGCTTCACTCTCTACCCAACGAATCCATCCACAATTGGAGGGAGTTGGCTCAAGCGTTTCTCaacaaatatttccctcatggcaAGACTACAAAGTTGACCAAGGATATTCTTGAGTTTATTCAATTTGAAGGGGAGTCACTTTATGAGGCATGGGAGCGTTTCAAAGATTTACAAAGGAGTGTCCCCCATCATCGGCTCAATAAAGAGCATGTGATCCAAATCTTCTATGATGGGACGACTATTACTACTAGAGTAACAATTGATGCGGCTTCGGGCGGATCACTAATGCAAAAGACGTATGAAGAGGCGCTAGAATTGGTGGAAAAGTTGGCGATAGTTAGTAGCACTTGGGGCCCTATTGATAGAAGAGCTCCATCTACTCAAAAGTCAGTAatgactcttgatcaagtgAGGGAAATGGAGGCCATAAAAGCAACTAATGCTTCATTACAAGCACAAGTGGATGCCCTCAAGAAACAAGTTGCTCCAAGAAACGCACCGGTCGCCTATGTTCAAGTGGGATGTGAGCATTGTGGGGACTACAACCATAGTAATGGGGAGTGTTATGCCACGGGGAAAGCTTGGAGTGAGCAAGTGAACTATGTTGGAGGCCAAGGGCAAGCTAATGACCCGTACTCTAATACCTACAACCCCGGATGGAGTAATCATCCGAACTTTGGATGGAGAAACCAAGAAGGtcaaggcaatgctcaagcCTCCAACCAAGCGGGTCCTAGTTTTCAAGGAGGAAATAGACCTCAATATCAACAACAACCACAAGGTCAATACCACAACAACCAACACCAAGGGAACAATTATGGTGGTAGACCACAACACCCTCCCGGTTTCCAACAACCAAGGAACACGGATGAGGGAAACATGCTTGCCAAATTGATGGAGAAATTTGAAAAGATGGAGGTTGAAAATAGGCAACTTCACAATGAAAATAggcaaagggagaagaaccaagcttccaccATCCATCACTTAGAGACCCAAATCTCGCAAATGGCACTTTCGCTCCAAGGTAGACCTCAAGGGGGATTGCCCTCTACTACGGAAAACAATCCTAGAGAGCATGTGAAAGCCATCAAAGTTGTGGAACTTCGAAGCGGTAGAGTCCTTGATGTTGATCATGATAAGGATCTTGAAAAAGCTAATGGCAAGAGGCCAATGATTGTGGAGGTTGAGCCTCAAATGGTAATAGATGTTGCAAGCTCTAGTCAAGAGCTACCAAAGTCGTGTGAGGAGGTGGCTATTGATATTGATGTTGAAGAACCATATGTGaggccaccaccaccaccaccttttGTGCCTAAAGTaccattcccaagccggttgaGAAAGGCTCCGGATAATGAAAAGTTTCATAAGTTTCTTGAAATATTCAAGAAACTTCAAATAAGCATGAGCCTAGGGGATGCCTTGCGAGAGATGCCCCAATACGCTaagttcttgaaagacataattatgaacaagcgaaGTTGGGAACAAGGCGGAACAATTCCTCTAACGGAAAGTTGTAGTTCTATTATCCAAAGAAATCTACCAACCAAGCTACAAGATACAGGGAGTTTCACGATTTCTTGCTTAATTGGCACTTCTACTTCTCTTAATTGTCTTTGCGATTTAGGTGCAAGTATAAATCTAATGCCGTTGTGTTTTTTCAGGGAAATATGTGGAAACCAACCGATAAAACAAACTTCCATGATGCTCCAATTGGCCGACCATTCGCTCAAGAGACCGCACGGGGTTGCGGAAGACGTGCTAGTAAAAGTGGGCaagttcatctttccggtggacttTGTTGTGCTTGATTATGCGGTCGACAAAGATTGCCCCATGATTCTCGGGCGTCCTTTTTTGAATACGGGGAGAGCATTGGTTGATGTTAATGGTGGGAAGATAACATTAAGAATGAATGATGAGAGCATGGTGTTTGACATCAAGCATGGCAAAAGCAAGTGTGAGGAGGAGAAATGCATGAAGATTGATACTATTGAGCCCACATTGCATGTGCCTATGAAGGAGGTTCCTATGAAAGAACCCGAGGTTATGTGTGCAAAAATCAAGACAACACCTCATGTCAAGCCACGCAATGGAAAACCAAGACGTTGGGCATCATGGAAGTTGAAGCTCAACGGGATAGCAACCGCAAACAAGAGACAAATATGCACGGAAGTTGCTACTCTTG GTGCTTAG
- the LOC126683281 gene encoding zinc finger protein SHOOT GRAVITROPISM 5: MLHNTTVPSPSSDPFPATSDNGATTAAAAAAIINSSRRKRKPAGTPDPDAEVVSLSPRTLLESDRYICEICNQGFQRDQNLQMHRRRHKVPWKLLKRETQEVKKRVYVCPEPSCLHHDPCHALGDLVGIKKHFRRKHSNHKQWVCEKCSKGYAVQSDYKAHLKTCGTRGHSCDCGRVFSRVESFIEHQDACTVRIQPDHHHHHHQLQALQPACSSRTASSTSPSSDANFTISPPLQVLPLPKPTSTDHHTNHQPPVFLYSSPSDRNDQASASASASTSTHNLELQLLPSPASTPSLQKNDEQRYHPTNLKLSIGSCSTSEKNEQSNQQTNLDANNTVMEAEKVKDFANEQLRLAMSEKAYAEDAREQAKRQLEMAELEFANAKRIRQRAQSEVEKAQVLREQATKKISSTIMQITCQACKQQFQAPAPVVAPADETSLAMSYMSSATTEGEGE, from the exons ATGCTCCACAACACCACCGTCCCATCTCCTTCTTCTGATCCCTTCCCTGCTACCTCTGATAATGGcgccaccaccgccgccgccgccgctgccATCATCAACTCCAGCAGACGAAAAAGAAAACCTGCAGGCACCCCtg ATCCAGATGCAGAAGTGGTATCTCTATCGCCGAGGACGCTACTCGAATCAGACAGATACATATGTGAGATCTGCAACCAAGGGTTTCAACGAGACCAGAATTTACAAATGCATAGAAGAAGACATAAAGTTCCATGGAAACTATTAAAAAGAGAAACTCAAGAAGTGAAAAAACGAGTCTATGTATGTCCGGAGCCGAGTTGTCTACACCATGACCCTTGCCATGCTCTAGGAGATCTTGTCGGAATCAAGAAACATTTCAGACGAAAACACAGTAATCACAAGCAATGGGTTTGCGAGAAATGTTCTAAAGGCTATGCTGTCCAATCTGATTATAAAGCTCATCTTAAAACTTGTGGCACTCGTGGTCATTCTTGTGATTGTGGCCGTGTCTTTTCCAG GGTGGAGAGTTTTATCGAACATCAAGATGCTTGTACAGTAAGAATTCAACctgatcatcatcatcatcatcatcaacttCAAGCATTACAACCAGCTTGCTCTTCAAGAACAGCTTCAAGTACTAGTCCTTCAAGTGATGCTAATTTTACCATTTCTCCTCCATTACAAGTATTACCCCTCCCGAAACCAACATCAACTGACCATCATACTAATCACCAACCTCCCGTTTTCTTGTACTCGTCCCCGTCTGATCGAAACGATCAGGCTTCTGCTTCCGCTTCCGCTTCTACTTCTACTCATAATCTTGAACTTCAACTCTTACCTTCACCCGCTTCTACTCCGTCTTTACAAAAGAACGACGAACAACGGTACCACCCTACGAACTTAAAGCTTTCGATAGGGTCATGTTCGACAAGCGAAAAGAACGAACAATCTAACCAGCAGACGAATTTAGACGCGAATAATACCGTTATGGAGGCGGAAAAAGTTAAAGACTTCGCGAACGAGCAATTAAGGTTAGCTATGTCGGAGAAGGCGTATGCAGAAGATGCAAGAGAGCAAGCTAAGAGACAACTCGAAATGGCTGAACTTGAATTTGCAAATGCTAAAAGAATAAGACAACGAGCTCAATCCGAAGTTGAAAAAGCTCAAGTTTTAAGAGAACAGGCTACGAAGAAGATAAGTTCAACGATCATGCAAATAACTTGTCAAGCTTGTAAGCAACAGTTTCAAGCGCCGGCTCCGGTGGTTGCACCGGCCGACGAGACTTCACTGGCCATGAGTTACATGTCTTCAGCAACTACTGAAGGTGAAGGAGAAtga